The Nitrospirota bacterium genome window below encodes:
- a CDS encoding response regulator: MTNHEPVTILLVEDDAGHARLIEKNLRRAGISNPIISFEDGQKVLDFLFGEQKDGDSGQPLSLLVLLDLNIPGIDGYQVLKRIKHSEKTKHIPIVVLTTTDAPHEVSKCYELGCNVYITKPVDYEQFSEAIRTLGLFLSVVTIPGGL; the protein is encoded by the coding sequence ATGACAAACCATGAGCCTGTAACAATACTTCTGGTAGAGGACGACGCAGGGCACGCCCGTCTGATCGAGAAAAACCTTCGTCGCGCAGGGATTTCGAATCCCATCATCAGTTTCGAGGACGGGCAAAAAGTCCTTGATTTTCTGTTCGGGGAACAGAAGGACGGAGACAGCGGGCAGCCTTTATCTTTGCTGGTGCTTCTTGACCTGAACATCCCGGGGATTGACGGTTATCAGGTCCTGAAGCGCATCAAACACAGCGAGAAGACGAAGCATATCCCGATTGTCGTTCTTACCACGACTGACGCTCCGCATGAGGTTTCGAAATGTTACGAGCTCGGATGCAATGTATATATCACAAAACCTGTGGACTACGAACAGTTTTCCGAGGCGATCCGTACGCTCGGCCTTTTTCTGTCAGTTGTTACCATTCCAGGGGGACTTTGA
- the dnaJ gene encoding molecular chaperone DnaJ — protein MKDYYEILGVSREASEVDIKKAFRQLALKYHPDRNPDNKESEDKFKEINEAYSCLIDPEKRAHYDRFGTAEGVGAGYSPFGTGFGDIFEDIFGDFFGTFTGQRRARPSKGQDLRYDLDITLMEAAFGAERNLEIPRWDNCADCNGTGAAPGKGPVTCQNCRGAGQIRIQQGFFSISKTCQKCGGTGKVITDPCKTCKGQGKIRQFRNISVRIPAGVDTGSRLRMSGEGEMGFHGGPRGDLYIYLNVEEHSFFKRDGHNLYCEVPISFPQAALGAEIEVPTIDGTSKLKIPPGSPSGRMFHIKGKGMQKLGGSSKGDQIVRIYVDVPGSLTQKQRELLEEYARISGDEVNKSFKEKLKDLFTSSEK, from the coding sequence ATGAAAGATTATTATGAGATTCTTGGCGTTTCAAGGGAAGCATCTGAGGTTGATATCAAGAAAGCCTTCAGGCAGCTTGCCCTGAAATACCATCCAGACCGCAACCCGGACAATAAGGAATCTGAAGACAAGTTCAAGGAGATCAACGAAGCATATTCCTGTCTGATCGATCCTGAGAAAAGGGCCCACTACGACAGGTTCGGTACGGCCGAAGGAGTAGGCGCGGGGTACAGTCCGTTTGGCACAGGGTTCGGTGACATCTTTGAAGACATCTTTGGCGATTTTTTCGGTACATTTACCGGCCAGCGCAGAGCGAGACCATCAAAAGGGCAGGATTTGCGCTATGATCTTGATATTACGCTTATGGAAGCGGCATTCGGCGCAGAAAGGAATCTCGAAATCCCGAGATGGGACAATTGCGCTGACTGCAACGGCACGGGCGCAGCGCCCGGAAAAGGTCCGGTTACCTGCCAGAACTGCAGGGGGGCAGGGCAGATCAGGATACAACAGGGTTTCTTCAGCATCTCAAAGACCTGCCAGAAATGCGGCGGAACGGGAAAGGTGATTACCGACCCCTGCAAAACCTGCAAGGGACAGGGGAAGATCCGGCAGTTCAGGAATATCAGCGTCAGGATTCCCGCAGGTGTCGATACCGGCTCGAGGCTCAGGATGTCCGGCGAAGGAGAAATGGGGTTCCACGGAGGCCCGCGGGGAGATCTCTATATCTACCTGAATGTCGAGGAGCACTCCTTCTTCAAGAGAGACGGTCATAATCTGTATTGTGAGGTCCCGATATCGTTTCCCCAGGCCGCGCTTGGCGCAGAGATCGAGGTGCCGACCATCGACGGGACATCAAAGCTCAAAATCCCTCCGGGATCGCCTTCCGGCAGGATGTTCCATATTAAGGGAAAGGGCATGCAGAAACTCGGCGGGAGTTCAAAAGGGGACCAGATTGTGAGGATATATGTGGATGTGCCGGGAAGTCTGACCCAGAAGCAAAGGGAACTGCTCGAGGAGTATGCAAGAATATCAGGAGATGAGGTGAACAAGTCCTTCAAAGAGAAGCTGAAGGACCTTTTTACCAGTTCAGAAAAATAA
- the hrcA gene encoding heat-inducible transcriptional repressor HrcA, translating into MLSERSKKVLYAVVQSYINFPDPVGSRVVTKRYAFGLSPATIRNIMSDLEEMGFLRQPHTSAGRVPTDLGYRLYVDSLAEEGRIHVDIEMLQGLYRKLETLKNDIDIFLNATTKNLSQLSHYLGIAMSPTPDMSTLRKINLLKYQADKVAAVLFTDEGLVKNKIVSIDPEISQKDLNRISGYLNTEFSGMTFDEIRIKIVREMSKEKIRCDRLISRAMKICQDAVYFPLNELFISGLSEVLELPDFADLDKIRELSRAIEDKHTIMNLLDKLSESEGVQVIIGSENSMDDLKKLSVVASPCREGDKPIGVVGIIGPTRMDYAKAIYIVENTAKFITRMLAGR; encoded by the coding sequence ATGCTCAGCGAAAGAAGCAAAAAAGTCCTTTACGCAGTTGTCCAGAGTTACATCAATTTTCCTGACCCGGTGGGCTCGAGGGTTGTGACGAAGAGGTATGCCTTTGGCCTTTCTCCTGCAACGATCAGGAATATCATGTCTGACCTTGAAGAGATGGGGTTCCTCAGGCAGCCACATACTTCTGCCGGAAGGGTTCCGACCGATCTTGGCTACCGGCTCTACGTAGATTCTCTGGCAGAAGAAGGGCGCATTCATGTGGATATCGAGATGCTTCAGGGACTTTACAGAAAACTTGAGACATTAAAAAATGATATCGACATATTTCTGAACGCGACTACGAAGAACCTGTCGCAGTTGTCTCATTATCTCGGGATTGCGATGTCTCCGACACCTGACATGTCGACACTGCGGAAGATAAACCTTCTCAAATACCAGGCCGATAAGGTTGCAGCGGTCCTTTTTACGGATGAAGGTCTTGTGAAGAACAAGATCGTATCGATTGACCCTGAGATTTCCCAGAAAGACCTGAACAGAATTTCAGGGTATCTGAATACAGAGTTTTCCGGTATGACATTTGACGAAATCAGGATTAAAATCGTCAGGGAAATGTCAAAAGAGAAGATCAGGTGTGACAGGCTCATCTCAAGGGCAATGAAGATATGCCAGGACGCCGTGTATTTTCCCCTGAACGAGCTTTTTATCTCAGGGCTCTCTGAAGTGCTTGAATTGCCTGATTTCGCCGATCTTGATAAGATACGCGAACTGTCAAGGGCGATTGAGGACAAACATACAATCATGAACCTGCTTGACAAGCTCTCTGAGTCCGAAGGTGTGCAGGTTATCATCGGCTCCGAGAATTCGATGGATGATCTGAAGAAACTGAGCGTGGTTGCTTCTCCGTGCAGGGAAGGAGACAAGCCGATCGGAGTTGTCGGAATCATCGGCCCGACACGGATGGACTATGCGAAGGCGATTTATATCGTTGAAAATACGGCTAAATTCATCACAAGGATGCTTGCGGGAAGGTAG
- a CDS encoding 16S rRNA (uracil(1498)-N(3))-methyltransferase, which translates to MPRIYLPVSYVSDNLISVDSEKAHYIMSVLRCKKGDELLIFNGQGTCFRTMIAKADRKEILAEIIETLDCDTESRVHVVLVQALLKGEKMDMVIQKATELGVQAIIPVVTERSQVKETRKILRWRKIAEEASRQSGRSIVPEVREADAFIRFMIREGTEIRGRGLMFCEKGGISLPDAVASLVPKTLSVFIMIGPEGGFTQDEITLAGEKGAIATTLGRRILRAETAAISAVSLVQFLFGGLE; encoded by the coding sequence ATGCCAAGAATATACCTGCCGGTCTCTTATGTCTCAGATAACCTTATATCAGTCGACTCAGAAAAGGCGCATTATATCATGTCTGTCCTGAGGTGCAAAAAGGGGGACGAATTGCTCATATTCAATGGTCAGGGCACGTGCTTCAGGACAATGATAGCGAAGGCTGACAGGAAAGAAATTCTGGCTGAGATTATTGAAACACTTGACTGCGATACTGAGTCCCGCGTGCATGTTGTCCTTGTGCAGGCTCTCCTTAAGGGTGAAAAAATGGATATGGTGATCCAGAAAGCGACAGAGCTGGGGGTGCAAGCGATCATCCCGGTTGTTACGGAGAGAAGCCAGGTGAAAGAGACGAGAAAGATCCTGAGATGGAGAAAAATCGCAGAAGAGGCGTCAAGACAGTCAGGGAGGAGCATTGTTCCTGAAGTGCGCGAAGCAGATGCATTTATCCGCTTCATGATACGCGAAGGGACGGAAATCAGGGGTCGTGGGTTGATGTTCTGCGAAAAAGGAGGGATTTCATTGCCGGATGCGGTTGCATCCCTTGTGCCAAAAACTTTGTCGGTGTTTATCATGATCGGCCCTGAAGGCGGATTTACACAGGATGAAATCACTCTTGCAGGAGAAAAGGGCGCCATCGCTACCACACTCGGACGCCGAATCCTGAGGGCAGAGACTGCGGCAATCTCTGCTGTTTCGCTTGTCCAGTTTCTATTTGGCGGTTTAGAGTAG
- the grpE gene encoding nucleotide exchange factor GrpE, whose translation MQEQQMGDGQIFSEDAEKSEDEVSGQTSGDEEQEANQKYLRLYAEFDNYKKRVARDKEELVKYGNESLLFELLPAIDNLEMALKHASNDVASGLVQGVEITHRELLKTLEKFGLRPIEAEGKPFDPAVHHAMSQVEKNDVEEKTVVEEFRKGYMLKDKVLRPSLVSVSKKNSETGTEELEEDTEKERIIIQKNISIEEGS comes from the coding sequence ATGCAGGAGCAACAGATGGGAGACGGTCAGATATTCAGCGAAGATGCAGAAAAAAGCGAGGATGAAGTCTCCGGGCAGACGTCCGGAGATGAAGAGCAGGAGGCGAACCAGAAGTATCTCAGGCTGTATGCGGAGTTTGATAATTACAAGAAGCGGGTAGCCAGAGATAAAGAGGAACTGGTCAAGTACGGCAATGAAAGCCTGCTTTTTGAACTTCTGCCCGCCATTGATAACCTTGAGATGGCGCTCAAGCATGCCTCCAACGATGTCGCTTCCGGCCTTGTTCAGGGGGTGGAAATTACCCATAGGGAACTCCTCAAAACCCTCGAGAAGTTCGGACTGCGTCCGATTGAAGCCGAAGGAAAGCCGTTTGACCCGGCAGTGCATCATGCGATGTCACAGGTTGAAAAAAACGACGTTGAAGAAAAGACGGTCGTTGAAGAGTTCCGGAAGGGATATATGCTGAAGGATAAGGTGCTGCGTCCGTCTCTCGTCTCAGTATCAAAAAAAAACTCTGAAACAGGGACTGAAGAACTGGAAGAAGATACAGAGAAAGAAAGAATCATAATACAGAAAAATATATCTATAGAGGAGGGATCTTAG
- a CDS encoding ATP-binding protein translates to MKIRHKLILGFLVIALLISCVGYLTIKRSQDALQKSIEESSMILASKVMDEVDRNIFRRVEGLQSYSQDLLLKEDVIRSNREYERMADAQGYIAMKNREWLTVSTDVITPFMQQLMDKKSAVELLEKTEFYHEKYGYEVFKSIIVTNKYGAVVCMTGRAADFSQGEKQWWKEAKEHRFYIRDAAFEEDAGTYSLAFAIRIEDDKGNFIGVMKCLLNIEDIIQAVKEFETPETHTGKKTVYKLLNRKGQLLYSTDAFTFLATPVSESLVHNETEKKKSHIVLRKDEKYGEVLSVCVHSNYEALGMVFVVEHAVKNIFAPVFSLKKELFLISVGITVLAVILGVALSTSIAGPLTQLRDAAARIGEGDLNTEIAMRATDEVGDLAVSFRKMTEDLKKTTVSKAYLDNIITTMVDTLLVTDMEGRIKTINAAAKRLLGYEEDELVNRQLKIIFSDADNEKTFSGLLLRGTDSGHMAQEDCLVNEEKTLVSKDGRKIPVLFSASVMRNRKGRPEGLVCIALDITERKLAEEKVLRYAEEVREANEELKSFAYIISHDLRAPLVNIKGFAGELRYALREIRSSLRHCGPHMENDQQEKLEIIFQKDAPEALGFIDSSVYRMDNLIKAILNLSRVGRRDLKPEICDMRSLVRSILKTLAHQTEQKNVAITVGDLPEIVADRIAMEQIVGNILDNALKYLEPGRPGAVEIFAERVRQDAVFHIRDNGRGIAQDDIGRVFEVFQRVGRQDVPGEGMGLAYVKTLVRRHGGRIWCTSELGVGTTFSFLIPSAPSQSAVKDIAVQDDTVSGDKRSV, encoded by the coding sequence ATGAAGATACGGCATAAACTCATCCTTGGTTTTCTGGTAATCGCGCTTCTTATCTCGTGTGTGGGATATCTGACAATAAAGAGAAGTCAGGATGCGCTGCAAAAATCCATTGAGGAAAGTTCGATGATTCTTGCTTCAAAGGTGATGGATGAAGTGGACCGGAATATCTTCAGAAGGGTGGAGGGGCTGCAGTCATACAGTCAGGACCTCCTTCTCAAGGAAGATGTCATACGGTCAAACAGGGAATACGAAAGAATGGCAGATGCGCAGGGGTATATTGCCATGAAAAACCGCGAGTGGCTCACCGTTTCCACAGATGTGATAACCCCTTTCATGCAGCAGCTGATGGACAAGAAAAGCGCCGTGGAATTACTGGAAAAAACCGAATTTTATCATGAGAAGTATGGCTATGAGGTCTTCAAGAGTATTATTGTCACCAATAAATACGGCGCTGTTGTCTGCATGACAGGAAGAGCGGCGGACTTCAGCCAGGGCGAGAAGCAGTGGTGGAAGGAAGCGAAAGAACACAGGTTCTATATCAGGGATGCTGCTTTTGAGGAAGATGCCGGTACCTATTCCCTCGCCTTTGCGATCAGGATAGAGGATGACAAAGGGAATTTTATCGGTGTGATGAAATGTCTCCTGAATATCGAGGACATTATTCAGGCGGTGAAGGAGTTCGAGACGCCTGAGACCCATACGGGGAAGAAGACTGTCTACAAGCTCCTTAACAGAAAAGGTCAACTGCTCTATTCGACAGACGCGTTTACTTTTCTTGCAACGCCTGTGAGTGAGTCTCTCGTGCACAATGAGACAGAAAAAAAGAAATCACACATAGTCCTCAGAAAAGATGAGAAATATGGAGAGGTCCTGTCTGTCTGTGTCCATTCCAATTATGAGGCGCTGGGTATGGTTTTTGTCGTCGAACACGCGGTGAAAAATATTTTTGCTCCGGTCTTCAGCCTGAAGAAAGAATTGTTTCTTATATCAGTTGGTATTACTGTTCTGGCTGTTATTCTTGGCGTAGCGCTTTCCACGTCTATTGCCGGACCTCTCACCCAACTCAGGGACGCCGCAGCCAGAATCGGGGAAGGGGACCTTAATACCGAGATCGCCATGCGTGCGACGGATGAAGTTGGTGATCTTGCGGTATCCTTCAGAAAGATGACGGAGGACCTGAAAAAGACGACTGTCTCGAAAGCATATCTCGACAACATTATCACGACAATGGTCGATACCCTTCTTGTAACAGATATGGAAGGCAGAATCAAGACGATCAACGCAGCGGCAAAGAGGCTTCTGGGGTATGAGGAGGATGAACTGGTCAATCGGCAGCTCAAAATCATTTTTTCTGATGCGGATAATGAAAAGACGTTCTCCGGACTGCTCCTGAGAGGAACGGACTCAGGGCACATGGCGCAGGAGGACTGTCTGGTCAATGAAGAAAAGACACTGGTGTCAAAAGACGGAAGAAAGATTCCGGTGCTCTTCTCAGCCTCTGTGATGAGAAACAGAAAAGGCAGGCCTGAAGGACTTGTCTGCATAGCCCTGGATATTACCGAGAGGAAACTTGCAGAGGAGAAGGTGCTGCGGTACGCAGAAGAGGTGCGGGAGGCCAATGAAGAGCTGAAGTCATTTGCCTATATCATTTCTCACGATCTGCGCGCACCGCTGGTGAATATTAAAGGGTTTGCAGGGGAACTCAGATATGCACTCCGTGAAATACGTTCTTCGCTTCGGCATTGCGGTCCCCATATGGAAAATGACCAGCAGGAGAAGCTCGAGATCATTTTTCAGAAGGATGCTCCCGAGGCGCTTGGTTTTATCGATTCTTCGGTATACAGGATGGACAACCTCATTAAGGCGATACTGAATCTTTCCCGTGTCGGCCGGCGTGATCTGAAGCCGGAGATATGTGATATGCGTTCCCTTGTGCGATCGATTCTGAAGACCCTTGCCCATCAGACAGAACAGAAGAATGTCGCGATTACCGTCGGGGATCTGCCGGAAATTGTGGCTGACAGGATCGCAATGGAACAGATTGTCGGAAATATTCTCGATAATGCCCTGAAGTACCTAGAACCCGGGCGGCCGGGTGCAGTGGAAATTTTTGCAGAAAGGGTCCGGCAGGATGCAGTATTCCATATACGGGACAACGGCCGGGGTATTGCACAGGACGATATCGGAAGGGTTTTTGAGGTTTTCCAGAGGGTAGGCAGGCAGGATGTACCCGGAGAAGGAATGGGTCTTGCATATGTCAAAACACTGGTGCGTCGCCACGGGGGACGCATATGGTGCACCTCGGAATTAGGGGTTGGAACGACATTCAGTTTTCTCATCCCCTCTGCGCCAAGCCAATCTGCAGTGAAGGATATTGCAGTTCAGGACGATACCGTTAGCGGGGATAAAAGATCAGTGTAA
- a CDS encoding methyl-accepting chemotaxis protein, with translation MKINLQTRSLFLIAMILFLAITINTAILTYIAHTRYKQEILSKVASAGEALKEDIGKVLSLGLSLDTIEGLNEKMKRAVQDRAVGYAMILDEKGRILYHNDEGSIGKLFKDTETRNALSANSNLLQKWGDYYDVSIPLRDAEAVKAGTLRIGIQSGVIQKELYTLILWAVSLSALSFMAFSAVIYFSVSKFITGPIMEMEKVAARISSGDLTQTVKRVGKDEIASLSEAINGMAMNLRDVLVKIKNLSENVSSVTATITESPASVLRVAELQKTAIEENAMHIEELNVSVTAIAKSSESLYDSVEKASSAVEEMTASISAVSDNAEVFNEISHKAASSIEEMMAAVKNTVKSVEILSVSSESSVSALDQVNATVREIQTSAEKSVRLAENVSREASEKGLTSVAEAIRGMEDIRDSVNALSEKIHLLEQRSEEIGSIVHVIDELAQQTNLLSLNASILAAQAGEQGKAFAVIAEENKRLADRTSLATREIAALIAGVQAETRASVEMTGKGIATVDTGVQLVSRVKDAFSSILASSNVSTEMSKSIQLATTEEVKVIGHITDSIRQITEQIEHISRSIKDQNRGNSLIIEAAESVAEGSEQIKKSTQEQFQSNKQMLTVYENVSEQAGQITSSIHNQNQKSTEIVKNMEKIRMTTADLINSASEMDRSISALSNDARVLLHELQKFST, from the coding sequence ATGAAAATAAACCTCCAGACCAGGTCGCTTTTCCTTATTGCCATGATACTTTTCCTTGCCATTACTATTAATACCGCAATCCTGACTTACATTGCCCATACACGGTACAAACAGGAAATCCTTTCAAAGGTTGCATCTGCCGGTGAAGCGCTGAAGGAAGATATCGGGAAAGTACTTTCCCTTGGCCTTTCCCTTGATACTATCGAGGGGCTCAACGAAAAAATGAAACGCGCGGTGCAGGACAGAGCTGTCGGATATGCAATGATTCTCGATGAGAAAGGCAGGATACTGTACCATAATGATGAGGGCAGTATCGGGAAACTCTTTAAGGACACCGAGACGCGGAATGCACTGAGTGCAAACAGTAATCTCCTGCAGAAATGGGGGGATTACTATGATGTTTCCATTCCGCTGAGAGATGCAGAGGCCGTAAAGGCAGGAACACTCAGAATCGGAATTCAGTCAGGGGTGATTCAGAAAGAACTCTATACCCTTATCCTCTGGGCTGTCAGTCTTTCTGCATTGAGTTTTATGGCATTTTCAGCAGTCATCTATTTCTCTGTATCGAAGTTTATCACAGGTCCGATTATGGAAATGGAAAAGGTGGCTGCCAGGATATCGTCCGGGGATTTGACACAGACAGTGAAAAGAGTCGGAAAAGATGAGATCGCATCCCTCTCTGAAGCGATTAACGGCATGGCAATGAATTTAAGAGACGTGCTTGTGAAAATAAAAAATCTCTCAGAAAATGTGTCTTCGGTTACGGCAACCATTACGGAATCCCCGGCAAGCGTTTTGCGGGTTGCGGAGCTCCAGAAGACAGCGATAGAGGAGAATGCCATGCATATTGAAGAACTGAATGTGTCGGTTACCGCGATAGCCAAGAGCTCTGAAAGTCTTTATGACTCTGTGGAAAAGGCTTCAAGCGCAGTAGAGGAAATGACGGCATCCATTTCGGCGGTCTCTGATAACGCGGAGGTCTTTAATGAGATATCGCATAAAGCTGCATCATCTATTGAAGAAATGATGGCTGCTGTAAAAAACACCGTCAAAAGCGTTGAGATCCTGTCTGTATCATCTGAGTCAAGCGTTTCTGCTCTCGACCAGGTCAATGCTACAGTCAGGGAAATACAGACAAGTGCGGAAAAATCTGTCCGGCTCGCAGAAAATGTTTCCCGTGAAGCGTCAGAGAAAGGGTTGACCTCAGTTGCCGAGGCGATAAGGGGGATGGAAGATATCCGGGACAGTGTCAATGCACTCTCAGAGAAGATACATCTGCTCGAACAGAGATCTGAGGAGATCGGGAGTATAGTGCATGTCATTGACGAACTGGCACAACAGACGAACCTGCTCTCCCTGAATGCTTCAATACTCGCGGCACAGGCCGGGGAACAAGGGAAGGCATTTGCGGTAATAGCAGAGGAAAACAAGAGGCTGGCCGACAGGACATCCTTGGCAACCAGGGAGATTGCAGCCCTTATTGCCGGGGTGCAGGCTGAAACAAGGGCGAGCGTTGAGATGACAGGAAAAGGCATAGCAACGGTCGATACCGGTGTACAGCTTGTCAGCAGGGTAAAAGATGCCTTCTCCAGCATACTGGCAAGTTCAAACGTATCGACCGAGATGTCCAAATCCATACAGTTGGCTACCACAGAGGAAGTGAAAGTTATCGGGCATATCACGGATTCCATCAGGCAGATCACCGAGCAAATTGAACATATATCCCGGTCAATAAAGGATCAGAACAGGGGAAACAGCCTCATCATAGAGGCAGCCGAAAGTGTTGCAGAAGGGTCCGAGCAGATCAAGAAATCTACGCAGGAACAGTTTCAGAGCAATAAACAGATGTTGACGGTATATGAAAATGTCTCCGAGCAGGCCGGACAGATTACTTCTTCCATACACAACCAGAACCAAAAGAGCACCGAGATTGTCAAGAATATGGAAAAGATACGAATGACTACCGCTGACCTCATCAATTCAGCCTCAGAAATGGACCGGAGTATCAGTGCGCTCAGCAATGATGCCCGGGTTCTTCTTCACGAACTGCAGAAGTTCAGCACATGA
- the dnaK gene encoding molecular chaperone DnaK, with amino-acid sequence MGKAVGIDLGTTNSVVAVVQAGDPVVIPNQEGSRTTPSVVAITEKGERLVGQIAKRQSITNPENTIFSIKRLMGRKYNSPEVEHAKKRLPYKIVEAQNSDAHVEIRGKSYSPPEISAMILQKLKQAAEDYLGEPVTEAVITVPAYFDDSQRQATKDAGRIAGLNVLRIINEPTAASLAYGMDKKKEEKIGVYDLGGGTFDISILEIGEGVIEVKSTNGNTYLGGDDFDIRVMDWMVEEFKKDQGIDLKNDRMALQRLKEAAEKAKIELSTATDTEVNLPFITADATGPKHLLMKLSKAKLEQLVGDLIEQTIGPCKNALADAGLSSSSIDEILLVGGQTRTPKVQQTVQNFFGKEPNKTVNPDEVVAVGAAIQAAVLKGDVKEVLLLDVTPLSLGIETLGGIFTKIIERNTTIPTKKSQIFSTATDNQPAVSIRVFQGEREMASDNKLLGNFELIGIPPAPRGIPQIEVTFDIDANGILHVSAKDLGTGKEQSIRITASSGLTEEEIKKMTRDAETHSDEDKKKKQLAEARNEADTLIYTVEKSLKDYGDKLDEAEKKEIEEALERCRKAKDTGTEASEIKSATENLMSKSHKLAEHLYKGAGAQAGTGEGPSGTGTEEPQAKGPEEEVVEAEFEDVDKDKKSN; translated from the coding sequence ATGGGGAAAGCAGTTGGAATAGATCTCGGAACGACAAATTCAGTAGTAGCTGTGGTGCAGGCAGGAGATCCTGTGGTAATCCCGAACCAGGAAGGGTCAAGGACAACGCCTTCAGTTGTGGCGATTACCGAAAAGGGAGAAAGACTCGTCGGGCAGATTGCAAAGAGACAGTCTATTACCAATCCCGAGAACACAATTTTTTCTATAAAAAGGCTGATGGGGAGGAAATACAATTCCCCGGAGGTTGAGCACGCAAAAAAGAGGCTTCCTTACAAGATTGTGGAAGCACAGAATTCTGATGCTCATGTGGAAATCAGGGGAAAGAGCTATTCTCCTCCCGAGATATCTGCCATGATCCTTCAGAAACTCAAGCAGGCTGCCGAGGATTATCTCGGCGAGCCGGTGACCGAAGCAGTTATCACTGTGCCTGCATACTTTGACGACAGTCAGAGACAGGCAACGAAAGATGCGGGAAGGATTGCGGGACTTAACGTCCTCAGGATAATCAATGAACCGACGGCAGCATCGCTTGCCTACGGGATGGACAAAAAGAAAGAAGAAAAGATCGGGGTGTACGATCTGGGCGGAGGAACGTTTGACATATCCATACTCGAGATCGGAGAAGGTGTCATCGAGGTCAAGTCAACCAACGGGAATACGTATCTGGGAGGCGATGATTTTGATATCAGGGTCATGGACTGGATGGTCGAAGAGTTCAAGAAAGACCAGGGGATAGACCTCAAGAACGACCGGATGGCGTTACAGAGGCTGAAAGAGGCAGCGGAAAAGGCAAAGATCGAGCTTTCCACGGCTACCGACACCGAGGTGAACCTGCCATTCATCACCGCAGATGCAACAGGTCCCAAGCATCTTCTGATGAAGCTGTCAAAGGCAAAATTAGAACAGCTTGTGGGTGATCTTATTGAGCAGACAATCGGTCCATGCAAAAACGCTCTGGCTGACGCGGGGCTCTCGTCTTCGAGCATCGACGAAATACTTCTTGTGGGAGGACAGACAAGAACGCCGAAAGTGCAGCAGACCGTGCAGAATTTCTTCGGGAAGGAACCGAACAAGACGGTGAACCCTGATGAAGTGGTTGCTGTCGGCGCAGCTATCCAGGCTGCTGTGCTCAAGGGAGACGTGAAGGAAGTGTTGCTGCTCGATGTGACTCCGCTCTCGCTCGGCATCGAGACACTTGGAGGGATTTTTACCAAGATCATAGAGAGAAATACCACGATCCCGACCAAGAAGAGCCAGATATTCTCGACCGCAACAGACAATCAGCCCGCTGTCTCGATCCGTGTCTTCCAGGGTGAACGGGAAATGGCTTCTGACAACAAGCTTCTGGGGAATTTTGAACTGATCGGCATCCCGCCTGCTCCGAGGGGGATTCCGCAGATTGAGGTCACGTTCGACATAGATGCAAACGGTATCCTCCATGTCTCTGCGAAGGACCTTGGGACAGGAAAGGAACAGTCCATCAGGATAACCGCATCGAGTGGTCTTACAGAAGAAGAGATAAAGAAGATGACACGCGATGCAGAAACGCATTCAGATGAAGACAAAAAGAAAAAACAGCTTGCTGAAGCCCGTAACGAAGCTGATACCCTTATCTATACTGTTGAGAAATCCCTGAAGGATTATGGCGACAAACTGGATGAAGCGGAGAAGAAAGAGATCGAGGAAGCTCTGGAAAGATGCAGAAAAGCAAAAGATACAGGCACGGAAGCTTCTGAAATAAAGTCTGCGACAGAAAATCTCATGAGCAAGTCCCATAAGCTGGCAGAGCATCTCTATAAGGGGGCCGGCGCTCAGGCAGGTACAGGTGAAGGACCTTCCGGAACAGGGACAGAAGAACCCCAGGCAAAAGGGCCCGAGGAAGAGGTTGTCGAAGCGGAATTCGAAGACGTTGATAAGGACAAGAAAAGCAACTGA